CCCCCCAGACCGTGGCAGGGGAACACATCGAGGGTGTCGTCCAGGGCCGTGCGGCTCTTGAAGTGCGCCGCGGCGTTGCTGATCCCGCTGGCCACCAGGCCCACGAGGATGCTCTGGCCCACGGTGATGAAGCCGGCCGCGGGCGTCACGGCCACCAAGCCCACCACCGCGCCCACGCAGGCGCCCATGGCGTTCGGCTTGCGGCCGCGCATCCAGTCAAAGGCCATCCACCCGAGCATGGCAGCCGCGGAGGCGGTGTTGGTGGTAGCAAACGCCTGCGTGGCCAGCGACGAGGCCGAGAGCGCTGAGCCGGCATTGAAGCCAAACCAACCGAACCACAGCATGCCCGTGCCCAGCAGAACGAGCGGAAGATTGGCGGGCGTGTGGGCGGCGTTGTCCACATGCGCCTTGCGGCGTCCCAGCACCATGGCCCCGGCCAGCGCCGCGAAGCCCGCGGACATGTGCACCACCGTACCGCCCGCGAAGTCGAGCACGCCCCACTTGCGCAGGAAGCCCTCCGGGTGCCACGTCCAGTGCGCCAGCGGCGCGTAGATGAAGAGGCTGAAGAGCACCATGAAGATGACGTACGCCTTGAAGCGCACGCGCTCGGCGAACGCGCCGGTGATGAGTGCCGGGGTGATGATGGCGAACTTCATCTGGAACAGCGCGAAGAGCATCAGCGGGATGGTGGGCGCCAGATCCGGGTGCGTCTCCCCGCCCACGCCGCTGAACATGAAGAAGGTCCGCGGATCTCCGATGAGGCCGTGGAAGCTATCGCCGAAGCTCAGGCTGAAGCCCACCGCCACCCAGAGCAGGCTGATGACGGCCATGGCCATGTAGCTTTGCAGCAGCGTGGACACGACGTTCTTCAGCCGCACCATGCCGCCGTAGAAGAACGACAGTCCTGGCGTCATCAACAAGACCAGCGCCGTGGCGGTCAAAATCCATGCCGTATCGGCTGCGCTGACGGGTCCTCCCTGCTTCACCTGGGCCGCGGGCGTCACGAAGACCCCCAGCAGCGCCAGGACAGCAAGGACCGCTACTGCCCACCCCTTCTTCATGGCATCTCCCCTGCAGAGACCAACGCAGTGCATCGTGCATGCGGGATGCCTAAATTTCAAGTCCTTGTGCACTAAAGGACTGCCCACAAGGCTAAATATAGCGCCAACTAGCCTAAATTTCCTCCTTGTGGGCAGTGCCTACGGGCGGTCAGACGAGCGGGAGATGCGCAGGTAG
This genomic window from Stigmatella ashevillena contains:
- a CDS encoding ammonium transporter, which produces MKKGWAVAVLAVLALLGVFVTPAAQVKQGGPVSAADTAWILTATALVLLMTPGLSFFYGGMVRLKNVVSTLLQSYMAMAVISLLWVAVGFSLSFGDSFHGLIGDPRTFFMFSGVGGETHPDLAPTIPLMLFALFQMKFAIITPALITGAFAERVRFKAYVIFMVLFSLFIYAPLAHWTWHPEGFLRKWGVLDFAGGTVVHMSAGFAALAGAMVLGRRKAHVDNAAHTPANLPLVLLGTGMLWFGWFGFNAGSALSASSLATQAFATTNTASAAAMLGWMAFDWMRGRKPNAMGACVGAVVGLVAVTPAAGFITVGQSILVGLVASGISNAAAHFKSRTALDDTLDVFPCHGLGGAVGMVLTGVLAKDVGLITGKTETFLMHLLALVIVTGFSFVGSYLLYKLVDLIVPLRVSQYQEEEGLDLSQHGETVGETAVVAAAHEAPGSTRPTASAPEGSVPVPA